Genomic DNA from Cydia splendana chromosome 14, ilCydSple1.2, whole genome shotgun sequence:
ACTCACCTGAAGCCGACCACAATCGCCAGAGCCTCACCAGACTCTCCAATCACGTCGACATGGAGTTCCTTGCCGATGACCCGGACTACCAGGCTTTTGAGCGTGACGCTTTAAGAGCTATGGCTGAGAAAAACGGAGGGACTTTACTAGGAAACAATCCTCGTATGCGCCGCTCCGTCCGCTCCACGAAAGAAACATTCGATGACTCGTACAGACAGCAGAGGGAGAGGAACAACTTCGCTGCCAAACAAAGCAGAGACCGCAGGAAGCTGAGAGAAGTGAGGCTTGCCCTTAAAGTGACTTACCTAGAAAAAGAAGCCGCCAAACTTAGGGCGATGCTTGCTTCAGGACTATGTGTGAGATGCAATTCTTTCCGCGGATAAAATGGGAAGAAAAAAGGATATTTTGGAGTTTCGTGCAATTTTGTAAATAGCTATAAATATAGTTagattaataatttattttgtgcaATTTAGTATTGTATAACTTTTGTTCCTATGTTGTGATAAGCAAGGACTGATATTTGTCTAAGATTATATATAAGAAAGAGATTTAGGTTTAAGATTTGAGAGTTTGGTCTAGTCTGCTAATAAATCGAATTGACTGAATTACTTTACTTTTATTGCATACTTACACTGATTAAATACCCAaagtaaagttaaaaaaaaatttaatcttACAATAATGTAAgagtaaaattatatttttttacaataatgtaagaataaaattatattttttgatataaataagaaataaattatattccACTAATTCTTTATTAATCAATGTAGGTAGTTGCAAAACAGTAGAATCAAACATTTTGAACTTAAAaattttaacaaattataatttatttcttatattattattataagccTATACGGTGTCCcattgctgggcaaaggcctccctcgaTTTCCATTCGTCTCTGTTTTGAGCAATCtccatcaataatttatttcttatgAAGCAATATTATTGTTAACAAGTTTTATTCGCCTGTTTCCGTATTGATCAATAATTGCTGTAGAAATGTATAAACTGCCGCCCGCTCTGCTTTCTAATTTCATTAAAGAAGTTAATCAATTGTAAATTTTCAATCTATTCCAAGATTTTTAAAGGCTGattatttagttactttatttttaatttcattctcttaaaatatttttttttgagatatgataatattgataaaatatagtACTAGTTAGTCCAGTGTAGTCCACGAAAAATACCTATATAACCATAGATAAAAATGGCAATGtggtattttaataaataagtaagtttTACAGCTGCAGCAACTATAATCTTTTCCAATCTATCTAAATTGCTGCAGTAAAAACACAGCACTTTCAATTTTAAACTAGGGGCCCAATAAATCATAACTTAATCCTTTTTTAGAATATCGACTACCTTTTGGGCTCTAGAGGGAACATTGCGATCCTTTTGTCGCAGACTTTTGCAAGGCCCGTTATTCTGTCCATTGTCCTTTACGATGGACAATGACGGTTGCAACTTATAATCCTTTTCGAAGAACTTTCTTCAAGGTGGAGCGTTGCAAATCAGATTTTGCAAATTGCATGGTTTTACCGATATGTAATAAGACTaagtttaaatattataaaagtaagttattaatttagaaaCAGAACTTATAAAAGTTGAATATAAAATGTGTCACATGCGTCGATAGGTAGGTAGATAcgaattaaaatgaaaaaaaacaaaGATCTTAAAAACTTAATCCTGCATAAAATTTAGGTTAATCATTTTACGGACCATTTAATAACAAAAGTCAGTGTTTTTTTATCTATCATCTATACATATATACTAGTTTTGACTTTCAGcatcttaaaataatttagtaggtaaataaatttcGTAACATTTTGAGCATTTATAGATAAAAAAGGTATGAGTGTacctaatgttaatatttattttatgttatttctttaGGTTTTTtctttagtaggtatatgacatacatttcattaggtatatatgAAAATTGTACTTAACTAATATTGTGTGCTAaacaataagtaggtaagtgCCTAACTGAATTTAATATAAAGATCTAAAATGTAAACCAATATTGCTTATatgcatttctttaaatttcTTAGGACGCAAGTGGTCTCATAACTGTTAAACCTAACCCTTCAGCCGAAAGCTGAAAACCGTCCCGTCATTGCAAACATTGAATCCCCACATAATAACGGGCACATCGTGTAAAGGATCGAATTACGGAACTGTTTCACACAGCTGCACCACACTTCACAGGATAACAGTCACTATGCCTCATGTCATAAATGTCATTTATAAATGACAAGGAACGCGGAAAGATAGCAAATCCCCCGCGTGTCACGCGCCTGTCATTTGCGAACCCGTCCAGTGCAACACTTGCCCAAGCGGGCAAAAAATGCATTCATGATATTTGTGCCATATTTTGCCGCATTATATGGGAATGATTTTCGAATTTCTTTTGCCGTTCTCATGGTTCTGTTTGAGAGTTAGAAACTCTTTCGGGAAAGTTTTTTTCGCATTTTATTCAAATGGAGTTTAGGTTCTTAGTTGTTACTTTATTTGTTACGTTGAATAAAACTCTGTATCTGCAAttttacctatttatatttaagatatACGAGAAGgtacttactttttataaatAGGTTGTATAAAAAGGTAAAAAGTTtcatgataatattttaaataaaattacctacatttttacaACCATACCTTGGCGAGTTTATGAGATAATTGAGTTTATCTATATAGAAACTCCTTgcctgtcattaaattttgccCCCTAAGAATCTGATGTCTGATTATTAGGTATATTCTTGCCATGCATGACTttttataaagaaataaatgaaCAGGTATCTCTGTATTTGTATTACGAGACGAGTGCTTGACGGATTTTTAATGCTTACTAGGTAGATCTATTAGTATTTTAATGATTTGTGATTCAATTAAAACTGCCATAAAGAAAGATAAATGCCATAAAGAGAGCTGAAAAAGTTGTTTGTGTAAC
This window encodes:
- the LOC134796831 gene encoding D site-binding protein-like, yielding MALLWTPYADEALDLSKAAMKTEPVAPSPPCLPYMPATTSPVLSYPWYSYPVPQVSPGSPMYHGYPVPQMSPSSSSGNEEAMLSGNRMATLSPPDSPEADHNRQSLTRLSNHVDMEFLADDPDYQAFERDALRAMAEKNGGTLLGNNPRMRRSVRSTKETFDDSYRQQRERNNFAAKQSRDRRKLREVRLALKVTYLEKEAAKLRAMLASGLCVRCNSFRG